The Ostrinia nubilalis chromosome 19, ilOstNubi1.1, whole genome shotgun sequence DNA window ACAAACTCAATTATGACacaaagaaataagaaatgaAGCATAACAAATATCTGACCCGGAACATGTGAACATAGAAGAAGACTTCAAAAACTCAGTACCTACCTCACACAGACCTCAGGAGAAAAATGAAGATATtctagcagcagtacaagaaccaagacaTCTCACCAGacaaggccagaccgcccgtctCATCACAGAAACGCTCAGTCCTACCAACGATATCAAGAAAAGTAGCATAAAATTGGAAAAACAATGAAACTAGTCTTGTAGCAGTAGAACTAAGAAAAACCAAGCCGCCTCACCAAAagccagaccgcccatctcattgCATCAACACTCAGTCCGACCAACGATATCAAGAAAAGAAGCATAAAATCGGAAGAACAATGAAGCTAGCCTTGTAGCAGTACAAGAACTAAGAATAACCAAGCCGTCTCACTAAAAGCCAGATTAAgctaaagaaaagaaatacaagaaattaatattttacctgGAGGAATATATAGGCAGAAAATAAGACGATACAATTGGgagaacaatgaagctagtccAGCAGTAGTACGAGAACAAAGAATAAACAAGCCACCTCCCACACCAAAGGctagaccgcccatctcatcaCACCACGCGTTTAGTCCTTACAACGACATTAAGAAAAGAAGTAGAAGAAATAATTAATCTGGAAGATACAGAGACGACAAAAATGTAGTACTGCAGACATTAAGATAACAACGAGGCTAGTCTAGCAGCAGTATATGAACCAAGAACAACCAAagccatctcatcaaaggccagaccgcccatctcatcgcatcaacgctcagtcctatcaacgataacccgtctttacctattttcctagaccaggctcaggatgcatatctacttggttgtggtcgaccggtcgcggtttaaaagacgcagcggttagtcggccgtcctctcccatcccagagcgtgtctttccttaaaatcgtgccccctggtataccggtttgaccgggacaggcctcgtcctggctgggtcggcactatcgtatcgtatcgtatcgtatcaaCACGTCAAATTGAAGCTTATGGCGCGAAGTTTATATCTGAGTAATTTAAATGTGAGGAATCGAAATTATCATACAGCATTTAGTACTACTAATGTTACCAATTTTTCCCTCTTTCAAATCTATAAAAGTCCGAAAGTTAAGGTTCTTCGGTttccttaggctgagttgcaccaccttattttaaccgtaagaataacaataaccggtgctttttgtaagaAGTTTGACAtccttttgacgtttgtcaaagttaaagatgGTGCAGCTCAGCCTTATAGAAGTATTATGTAGGTTATTgcataaatataaaaattgtattaaatACGTAGGtagatatgtatttaaaagcTAAGTCATTGAAACGGAATGACTAGTGATGGATCAATACggaatggaaaatattttgcGTTTCAAttgagtaggtataaataattcaTAGAAATATTGATATATGTGCTGCTCATAGAATACCATTACCGATACGAATGTAGGACATGTTTATAAAGCCTAGCAATTTCTAGAATGTAGTGAATACAGTAAAAATGGATTCgttaaagttttttaaaatgatattttgcTCTATTTGCAACTTTGCAACTTGGTACGATCAGGCCAGGAGACCGTGTCAATAAAatccttaatttatttatttatttattattcattattgagcaattacatatttgatccaaatagcgtcctaaatcctctttaggtttgtctagacactattgttctctatacaaataaaaacaaacgttttagtataagcattcacaacactttcagatattatacaaaacattatttattaattatgtaattaattatttaattaataatgtatgtCTATAACATATGTCTATAACATTCCATCTAATACAATTTGGTGTCCAACTCCAACTAAAACGTTTATTCGGCGTCCATCTACGTCCTTCAGCCTACATGGCACAGACGCACAGTCAAGTCAAAGTGAGTAAATCGAATTACATTCCATCACAAATTCAAATCTAGCATTCCATTCCATTGATATTGAGTCCAGAATCTAGATATCGTGCTCGGTTACGGCGTACATAACATGCCGGACCCAGGTGAGAGCCCTGAGCGACCACTCGAGAACATGCAAGGATTAGCTTTGAAACCGAGGGCAGGGTTAACTAGATTCAAATTGGCTGTATGATATTCATGGTTATACACGTTTCTTGTGACGTATTTTGAAGGTTAAACCAGTTTTTTTGGGGTTTATCtgcgtatacagggtgactttgaaatcgttggcatccttttaaaataaggctctactcatgatacattgtctcatatttggggaatgcactatgtatcatgagtagtcttaatattaaaaggatgccaacgatttcaaagtcaccctgtatattaccgAAGGCTTAACTTATTCTGTCTTTGCATATTGAACATAATGGTCATTATAGTTTCTTGAAAATctataacaaatatttattagcATATCACGCAAGTAActtaagtaaataattagaagaGAGTGACAGACTAGCACGTCATATTGTATCGAGTATTAATAGTGTTTAAGTAATATGCGCTAGATAGCTCATAAATTAACGCAAACTTCTGTTACAAAATATCAAGACAATGGTTTTCCATAGACATTGCTTCACACAATCTTAATGAAATGTAGTCACAGTTTATGTTTTATTACAccatctataaaataataattcgcAAATCTCCCATgtagtaaattataaataacttgaaaaaatcgaactgcctaaggcgggactcggacccatgacctttcgcttgccgggagATTGCTCTACCATCTgggctacttagacactggatgaacccgtcaaAATTTCAAGTGTAGTATCATCAATTATAAATCTCAGAGTCCTAGAACAGTCTTACCATATTAGTTTCACGCATCAGACTAAATAATTTTCGTTGTAAAATCGCATTTATCACAATCACGTTAGATCTAGATTCCATCAGGATTTCCGTATGCCACTCGACATGTGTTACCGAGCCATCCTCAAAATGCCGAGTTCCGATATCTCGGGAGGTTTGAGCTGGATTAGCTTTATTACCTTAGGATCAATATCTCGATGGACGGATCTGGGTTTAAAAGGATTACATGGAATCCGATTCCAATGGAGCTAGTTTGAGATTTGACGATTCGATTTGACGCAGAATTGGTAGTTATTTATGTAACTGTAGTTACTTAGAATTTGCATAATTCCTTTCCccatttgtttaaaaaaaatcgtaaaattggAATAACGagctttgtaaaattatttttaaacaaaaataaatttaaggCGGTATACTTAGTTGAGGTAATAATTTGGTAATGCTGTAACAATAAATCTCATTACAACTTGAAAATCtggaaaacaatatttttacgaAATAAGTACTTGCTTTTTTACTCCTTGCTTACTTAGGAATAATTGCTTACTTAGGAAGAGTTAGATAGTATTTTGTTATGACTGTACAACAGCACGCCaaacttaacatttttattccaaaatagCACGTATCACCACTGCCCATGATATAGTGTACATATAGCTTGACGAGCATTCAGaactaatgtaggtacttataccattaatcaaaaaaatctatgaagattttagttcttgaaagtagccgccaggggcgctgtacaatctatcatacattttaattcatttttacgcggttgctagcgagcacacctaacgtaaactcatggtaagcacacaggtccATCTAGTCTGTTAGGTCATTCACTCGGCCCGTTCGTTACATAAGCCGTGAATAATTCGGACCGGTTAATAACGTGCTAATTGTCTCCTTCTGATTGGAATCGCTGACACAGCTGAAAGAGAACAGACAGCACACTCAGGATGAGATTTCATTGTCTATCAGTTTTGTTGCTATCAACTACTTTCAATCCAGTCGTCTCTACTGAAGCCCAAATTGATCGTCGGACTTTGACCaacttgactttgactttgtggCTCAAAGTATTACTTAAGGTCACTTGACGAATCATTATCTAtggataaaaataacaataacttatGCTTTACCAAAAATGCATTAAGAGCATGCATAGTCAGCTAAAGGACAAAGAtcagtcaaaataaaatatttttcggaAAAAAATAGTACAAAATTTTATAGGTTAATTACAACAACCACAAACTTAATAGTACGAGTTATCTTATTAGTTAGCAGCAAAAGCAATCTATTTTCAAAAGTCATCATGATGCTTTATTTTCTCATGATTTTACATGTAAAACCAGGTCCATGTCTTATGGGGCTTGCTTTTCTCACTGAGCTACGGCGATGATTACCATAATTGATCATGTAAGTTAACGCCTGTCATTAAAATTGTGACATCGCCGTATCAATCACTCGCATCGAATGAGAGATCACCGCAGTCGATAAGCTAAATAAGCATACGAAAGTACGGTTTTAAGAAACTTACAACTATTACCATTTAATTATCGAAGGTGAGGCAAGGATGAGATTAATTGAATCATCTCTGTCCGTCCTTTTCACTCATGGTGATATAATGTAGTGAGTAAAAGAGAGAAATAAGGAATCTGTTTAATCTATGGATAAAAGTTGTTTACTCCCAACCGTCAACAGATGGCGTTGTGCTTACTTGACTCGCggtgttaaagtatttttgtGCACTCTTATATAGTAAATTCGAATGTTTTTGAAATATACACTCTTACTACAGCTAaggatttgttttatttctacAAACTAACATCCTAGCTTTTTTGGGACACTAAACATTGTGGTCCTTCGGTACGCCGGATACAGGCTACCTTGAGGGAGTTGTTTAGCTGGCCGCCTTCTTACACCGACACGGTGACGGATCGTTGCTTATGGTGTATTTGCCTTGCGAAGAAGAGGTGCGCAAGGAAACAGTTGCAAGCAGATTCAACAGCACCAGAGGGCGCTAAAAGCAGCAAAGTTTGACCGATTGTGGCGGCGACGTCTCCAGAGGGCGCTAAAAGCATTGCTGTTCGATGTTGAAGTAGAGGGCGCTAAAAGCAGCAAAATTCGGACGATAGTGGTGGCGACGTCTCCAGAGGGCGCTAAAAGCAGTGGTGTCTGGTGTTGGAGTCAGAGGGCGCTAAAAGCAGCGGTGATCAAAGTTGGAGGTAGAGGGCGCTAAAAGCAGCAGAGGCGACGTGTGAGTAAAGTGAATATTTGTATCGGAGCTTCACTCTGGATTTGTGTTTAGTTTGAACTTggactttaaaaatatttaatagtgaTAAATTTGAGACTTGTAATTTTCTTAAGATAATGTTCTCTGTAGGACTTAGAATAGTTTTGTAAAAAGTGTACTTACGGGGAACCTATGCCCAAATTTTTCCAAGTGTTAAATTGTTGAAAGACTTAGAAATTTTTTGAGATCTTTTACTGGagtgtttgtttgtaattttgaacttagaaaatttttgttgatttatatAAAACTGTTTAACTTAATTGTTTTACTAATCACTGCTCATTGCTAGTACGAGTACAATCTGTACATGTCACAAGATCTTGAGAAATCTTTTCATTCCATGGACTCTTCTGATTTAAGTATGGAAGCTTTGTCGAATTTACAGGAAGATGTTAGGGCAGGGATTAACAAGggaaagattaattttaaaaagtcgcCTAAGGACAGAATAACTAAAGTATATATAAACACGCGTTTAGAAACATTGGAAGAACAGTGGAAAGCGTTTGTGGACACTCATCGTACTATTATCACCGATGTAGATACGGTCGAATATAAAAAGTCTACTTATTATACTAATGATGTTTACGAGGTTACGCAGGAACTTTATTGGGATTATAAGAGCTTACTAAAGGAGACTTTGGCTAATATTACGTCTTTGGCAGTTAGTAATGATGATTTAGACGTTTCTCAAAATGTAATTTCGGCCAGTGCTCCCTCCGTAAAGCTGCCAAAAATAACAATCCCAACATTTAGCGGTAACTACACTGAGTGGACCACGTTTAGGGACTTATTTGAATCCTTAGTAGATAGTAATACAGCTCTTAAGAACGTACACAAGCTCCATTATCTGAAAGCTCATCTTACCGGAGAGGCGGAGCAATTACTGCGGCATGTCCCTGTTACTGACGCAAATTATCAGGAGTCATGGTCTTTGTTGAGAAAGAGGTACagtaataaaaagtacttaTCTAATTCTTTGCTTAAACGACTGATAGGCCAGCCAAGCATCACTGTCGAGTCATCAACAGCTATCAGACAATTATTGGATACAACCTGTGATTGCTTGAATGGTTTAAAAAATTTAGGGCTAAAGACGGATTCGTGGGATGTATTGGTCATTTACATAATCGGTGCCAAGCTAGATTCCGAATCGCGAAAACTCTGGGAAGCAAAGATTAGTGTTACAGATGATCATCCTTCGATGGATCAATTTAGAGAATTCTTGGAACACAGGTTTCGATCCTTGGAATTTTTGATTCCAGGTTCTAATAAACAGAATTCCAGTCGTACTAATGTTAATGTTCATCACACCGTTACAGTAACATGCCCGTATTGCTCCGACGATCACAAATTGTTCACTTGTAAGAAGTTTGCTAATGAAAATATTGAATCACGTCGTAGTTTTGTCCAAACTAATGGTTTGTGTTACAATTGTATGTGTCCAGGACATTCAGTCTTCACATGCCGTCAAACCTCAAGGTGCCATGTATGTAAGAAAAAGCATCATTCTCTTTTACATCCTAGTGTTCCAAAGTCAGCTGAAAATAGTGTTAATGGCTCTTCAGTTGACAAGAGTGTTGTTGTAGCAACTGCCACTTCATCAattaatgatgataataatgttgtAGAGTCATGTgcaaataaccataaccaagtACTTTTGGCTACGGCACTAGTCGATGTGGAGTCTGGATCAGGTATTTGCAAGACATTCCGTGCTTTATTAGATCAGGGATCCCAGGCTTCATTTGTTACAGAATCAGCAGTacaagctcttggcctgcagaAAGTGCCTGGCAAAACATCAATATCTGGTGTTGGTGATCAGAATGACTCTATTGTCTCAAAATCAATAGTTAGTTTTAGTCTCAAGTCAATTCATGATCCCAACTACCAGATTGTAGTTAAGGCTCATGTTTTAAAGAAACTCACATCGGTTATCCCGTCTAAGAGGGTGAGAGTGGAAACGATACCCAATATTATTCATCTACAACTTGCAGACCCAAATTTCCACATCCCCAATAAAGTTGACCTTCTGTTGGGAGCAGATGTCTACAGTCAAATTTTAGTTGAGGGCTTACTTAAAGGGCCCGCAGGCACACCGGTAGCGCAAAACACCAAGCTTGGTTGGATCTTATCAGGTATGGCTCCTTCTGAAGCTGTAGATAGCTCTCCGATATGCCTCCATAATACTGTGATTTGTATGAATACTTGTGTAAGCAACGATGATGACATGTTAAAgaaattttgggaattggagTCAGAATCAAAATTAGAACCCAAACTTCTGTCCGAGGAGGAACAAGCTTGCGAAAATTTGTATGCTGCGACAACAACACGGGATGCCGATGGACGTTATGTTGTCAAGCTTCCTTTTCGTTCTCCGGATCCGGAATGCAAGTATGGCAACTCCTTAGGCATCGCTGCTCAACGACTTAAATACTTACGTAGAAGGTTAGAAAAGAATGTAGAATTGAAAAATCAATACGCAAAGGTCATGGAAGAGTATCTCACACTGGGCCATATGGAACTGGTGCCAGAAGACCAAAGAATAAAATCCGACAGTGTTTACCTTCCTCATCATGCTGTTGTGCGAGAAGACAAAACCACCACTAAAGTGCGCGTGGTCTTTAATGCATCCAGTCCAGGTAGTAACGGCATCTCATTGAATAATGACCTCATGGTCGGTCCTAGATTGCAGCTAGACTTAAGGCATATAGTTATGCGTTGGCGTAGGCATCCTATAGCTGTTATTGCAGATATTGTCAAAATGTACAGGCAGATAAAGGTGACTGATGAGGATATCGACTATCAAAGGATTTTGTGGGCTGATGATTCAGGGACAGATACTCACCATTACAGAATGTTACGCGTTACCTTCGGTACGGCTAGTGCACCTTATCTTGCGGTGAAGacactaattcagcttgcaaaaGATGAAAATCAAACATATCCTTTGGCATCGGAAAAAGTGTTAAAAGATTTCTATATGGATGACTTAATGACCGGCTGCCAAACCATCGACGAAAGCCTGGAGCTGTATAGGCAAATGAATGGATTGATGAAAAAGGGATGTTTTGAATTGCAAAAATGGGATTCGAATAGTAGTGATTTTCGGCAGCGCATAGATGAGAGTGCAAAGGGAACGGGGGAAGCGATAGAAATTGGGACAGAAAAGGAAGGTACTGAGTTGAAAAAGGTACTTGGTTTGAAATGGAATAAGCTAACAGATGAGTTCGAATATACAGTGCAACTTTCCGAATTGAATTTACCTGTTACCAAAAGGAAGATTTTATCGGACATTTCCCGTTTGTTTGACCCTCTGGGTTGGATTGCACCATCCACAATACAAGCCAAAATATTCATTCAGAAGCTATGGATGGCAGGATTGGAATGGGATCAGGAATTGCCGGAGCACTTACTGCGGGAATGGATAGC harbors:
- the LOC135080954 gene encoding uncharacterized protein LOC135080954, translated to MPDPGHSVFTCRQTSRCHVCKKKHHSLLHPSVPKSAENSVNGSSVDKSVVVATATSSINDDNNVVESCANNHNQVLLATALVDVESGSGICKTFRALLDQGSQASFVTESAVQALGLQKVPGKTSISGVGDQNDSIVSKSIVSFSLKSIHDPNYQIVVKAHVLKKLTSVIPSKRVRVETIPNIIHLQLADPNFHIPNKVDLLLGADVYSQILVEGLLKGPAGTPVAQNTKLGWILSGMAPSEAVDSSPICLHNTVICMNTCVSNDDDMLKKFWELESESKLEPKLLSEEEQACENLYAATTTRDADGRYVVKLPFRSPDPECKYGNSLGIAAQRLKYLRRRLEKNVELKNQYAKVMEEYLTLGHMELVPEDQRIKSDSVYLPHHAVVREDKTTTKVRVVFNASSPGSNGISLNNDLMVGPRLQLDLRHIVMRWRRHPIAVIADIVKMYRQIKVTDEDIDYQRILWADDSGTDTHHYRMLRVTFGTASAPYLAVKTLIQLAKDENQTYPLASEKVLKDFYMDDLMTGCQTIDESLELYRQMNGLMKKGCFELQKWDSNSSDFRQRIDESAKGTGEAIEIGTEKEGTELKKVLGLKWNKLTDEFEYTVQLSELNLPVTKRKILSDISRLFDPLGWIAPSTIQAKIFIQKLWMAGLEWDQELPEHLLREWIAYRNKLSMLTSFTIPRWTHTKSDDVLLELHGFCDASQHAYAAVVYLRVVSYNGEVHVCLITSKTKVAPIKVISIPRLELCGAVLLTKLLSEVSEVLEISKDRVHAWTDSQVVLTWLSSHPSRWKTFIANRVSNIMSLMDRNQWSHVRSSENPADCASRGDQPSKEAEIQLWKNGPSWLSQKVINYSPLSYNQEQDTNIEEKADKTITCLTNVEVDGASTTGYGDAWRPPYETRDDGAAHQSPKRRDNPRGTNIPLEGGRARQERAVA